The proteins below are encoded in one region of Campylobacter sp. CNRCH_2014_0184h:
- a CDS encoding radical SAM/SPASM domain-containing protein, with protein sequence MYFEKIYIELSDICGLKCDFCPSQKAQRKQMSLENFEKICKSVHNHAKLFTFHVLGDPLRILNLTEYLKIALKFNMQIELTTSGFYFDDEKIKLILGSKNVRQINISLGAFLSQSKMSLREYFEPILKLIFLHLENKNNSFINLRLWNLDKNFNPPLENEKIYDFLEQIFKIKIQKQKAKNRLERYVILHQARLFKWPSLKDEIIRENGYCHALNGQIAILSDGTLVPCCLDTKGDIKLGNCFEKDLNELLNSSLYIELKEGFKQGILKADLCKRCEFLEAKNLN encoded by the coding sequence ATGTATTTTGAGAAAATTTATATAGAATTAAGTGATATTTGTGGGTTAAAATGTGATTTTTGTCCTAGCCAAAAAGCCCAAAGAAAACAAATGAGCCTTGAAAATTTTGAAAAAATTTGCAAAAGCGTGCATAATCATGCCAAGCTTTTTACTTTTCACGTGCTTGGAGATCCTTTAAGGATTTTAAATTTAACAGAGTATCTAAAAATAGCTTTGAAATTTAATATGCAAATAGAGCTTACTACAAGTGGGTTTTATTTTGATGATGAGAAGATAAAACTCATTTTAGGCTCTAAAAACGTGCGACAAATCAATATTTCCCTAGGTGCTTTTTTATCTCAAAGTAAAATGAGTTTAAGAGAATATTTTGAACCTATTTTAAAACTTATTTTTTTACACTTGGAAAATAAAAATAATTCTTTTATCAACCTAAGACTTTGGAATTTAGATAAAAATTTCAACCCGCCTTTAGAAAATGAGAAAATTTATGATTTTTTAGAGCAAATTTTTAAAATAAAAATTCAAAAGCAAAAAGCTAAAAATCGCTTAGAAAGGTATGTTATCTTGCACCAAGCTAGACTTTTTAAATGGCCTTCTTTGAAAGATGAGATTATTAGAGAGAATGGATATTGTCATGCTTTAAATGGGCAAATTGCTATTTTAAGTGATGGGACTTTAGTGCCTTGTTGTTTGGATACTAAAGGGGATATAAAACTTGGAAATTGCTTTGAAAAAGATCTTAATGAGCTTTTAAATTCCTCTTTATATATAGAACTAAAAGAAGGTTTTAAGCAAGGAATTTTAAAAGCTGATCTTTGCAAAAGGTGTGAGTTTTTAGAGGCTAAAAACCTAAATTAA